The Heyndrickxia acidicola sequence ATTACTGTACGACAATCTGAAAAAATTATTAGGAGTGAATATAAAATGGAATTACAATTAGCATTAGATTTAGTAAACATCCCACAAGGAATAGAGCTTGTTAAACAAGTTGAGGAACATATTGATATCGTAGAAATCGGTACACCGATTGTTATTAATGAAGGTCTTCATGCTGTAAAGGCAATGAAAGAGGCCTTCCCTAATCTAAAAGTATTAGCTGACTTAAAAATTATGGATGCCGCTGGGTATGAAGTGATGAAAGCATCTGAAGCTGGCGCTGATATTATTACGATTCTAGGTACCGCTGAAGACGAGTCCATTAAAGGTGCAGTGGCAGAGGCTAAAAAGCAAGGTAAAAAAATTCTTGTTGATATGATTGCTGTAAAAGACCTTGCTGGACGTACTAAAGAAGTGGATACAATGGGTGTAGACTATATTTGTGTTCATACTGGCTACGATCTTCAAGCAGTTGGAAAAAACTCATTTGAGGATTTAAAAACCATTAAAAGCGTTGTGAAAAATGCAAAAACTGCAGTGGCAGGAGGCATTAAATTAGAAACACTTCCAGAAGTAATCAAAGCACAACCAGATCTTATCATTGTTGGCGGTGGTATTACTGGACAAGCAGATATTAAAGCTGCAGCTGCAAAAATGCAACAAATGATTAAACAAGGTTAATAACTACTATGCAGACTACTCAATATTTGGCTGAAATTATTAAAGAGTTAAGTCGTTCAGTTGACTTAATATCTGATGATGAAGCAGAAAAACTGGTAAATGGGATTCTCGAATCAAAGAAAGTCTTTGTAGCTGGTGCCGGAAGATCTGGATTTATGGCCAAATCATTCGCAATGAGAATGATGCATATGGGAATTGATGCCTATGTGATAGGTGAAACGGTTACTCCTAACTTTGAAAAAGATGACATATTGATCATAGGATCTGGTTCAGGAGAAACTAAAAGTTTAGTCTCCATGGTGAAAAAAGCAAAAAGCATAGGTGGAAAGATCGCAGCTGTAACGATATTCCCAGAATCCACTATTGGACAGTTCGCAGATATCACCATTAAGTTGCCTGGATCACCGAAAGATCAATCAGAGAGCGATTATAAAACCATCCAACCAATGGGCTCACTATTTGAGCAAACCCTTTTACTTTTTTATGATGCCGTTATCTTGAGATTTATGGAGAAAAAAGGATTGGATACCAATAAGATGTATGGCAGACATGCCAACCTTGAATAAAGAATGATTCTATTTGATCATTCCCGGCAGGCGTGCATCAAAGTATATCCGACTGAATATATATCTTCTGGGTATCGTTGCTCACTTTTTTAGACGAACAAACCGATTGCAGTTGATTGCCATGAGAGCCTTATACATGCTCATGAAGGAATTCATCAAAAAACTGAATGATTAATTATAATAATCCGCGAGGGATCATCTCGCGGATTTTGTAATAATTTAGAAGAAACTACGCAAATCAATAAAGGTATAAAAACACATGAGACAATGACAGAAACTTTGAAAAATCAGATTACAGTCTATACCAGGAGATAGTTACAGAAAAAAATGTATCCTCTCCTAGTTCTAAAGGGATACATATATTCCTATTTTACTTGATCGTTTATTTTCTCACTTAAAATCTCCTTTAGGCAAAATCCTATTATGATAACAGGAATAACACGTAACATTGGAAGCCAAATTGCTCTCAACAAAAGTCCGAACAATACTAATATTTATTCTGCAAGTCTATGAAGCCCGTTAAATTAGAATTAACGGAATAATCAAGAATACCTTTATTATATATGTTGAATTTAAGTTTTACTCTGATGATTGGTGCGGATACACGAGACTACTGCGGGACAAGCAGGATAGAGAGACCACACAGGCGCAATTTGCGCCGAGGAGGCTCCCTGTCTGCCCACTACAGCGGAAATCAATTTAAACGAAAAAACTAAATTCAATTTATATAGACTAATAATTAATGGCACAGACCATTTATTCTTTTTTGATGTAATAAGTAAACTATCTCACAATCTGGCACCTTTATTGAAAAACAAAATAGGATACACTCTTTATATAAACCTAAACTTTTAATAATAGATGAATATAAATTTTATTTAAATTGTGATAATGATAAAGAATTCCCTATCGATCCTTTGATCTCTTTAAGCAAAGTTTTTTTACGAGTTCCTTCTATTATATATTGTACTTTTCAATTTTCTTTCACACTCCTTCTGTATCCAACAAAGATTCCAACTTCATAACAGAAAGATCATCTCTCACAGATTTAAAATCTCGGCAAAGCTTCCACAGCATCCGCCAAATCACTATAGGAATCTTTTAAATATCTTGCTGTAGTTGATATATTACTATGACCAGCGGGTCTCCTGACTTTTTCAATGTCATTATTCGTAGCTTTCAACATCCATTTGCAAAATGTATGCCTGAACATATGTGGGGTTAATTTTTTCTTTGGCAAACTGTAACTTTCAATCATAGCCTGGATTCCACGAACCTAAATTTGGTTGATCGTTGACTATAAAACACATAGGTTGACTCTTCTCCATGAGGTTTCTTGTTTGACATTTCTGCTCTAAACATTAACCAGTCGTACAGTTCTTGCCACAAAGTATTGGACATAGGCACTGTCCGAAGCTTCCGTCCTTTCCCCCAAATTCAAATTCGTCTTAACTCCAAGTCAAGATCGGTTAACTTTAAATTAGATAGTTCATCCACCCTCCATCCAGCATACGTCAATAAATAAATATGTTATTGAAAAAGAACTGAAAATACCTATTGAAGAAATTCCTGCAGGTTAATTTTCATTTTTTAAAAAAATATCGTATAAATGGCGTCTTTGATCTTTTGGCCAATCTCCATTTCAAGTTATCGAAGCTGTTTACCCCGGAATATTTAAACCCTGGCAATTTGCTCATGTCCCAATGAATTGTTGGAAAGATCAATATATACTCATGAGGCAATGAACTATTTCCTGTTCCAACAGCTCTTTTTTTCCTACTATGCAGAGGCATTTGTCAAATTAAGACAACAACATTTCACTGATTTTCAATTACCCGGTCTATTTCAAATGGCTTTTGACACTGAAATGAGAAAAGTTAGACAATGGGTAAAAATTAGAATGGATAAAATTGAGGGAACGAATATAAGTCCGTCACGAATAACGCAAAAATATGAAAGTTTGTATAAAAAAGATTGAATGTGCAAAGTATAAACTTCATCATCACATAATTCATACTAAAAGTAGTTAATAACATGTACCTGTTTCTAAAGTGTGTTACCAATACATAACTTAGGTGAGGGATTTTTATGTTTCGGAAAAAAAGTCAGTCCAAAATCGATCATAAGAAAAATGAATCTCTAATTACAGATCAGGCAGCTGTAACGCTAGATGCCCTTAAACATATGGTAGCGAACATGGATGATGCAGCAATCGTTGAACGTCAAACTAATAAAGGTCAAAAAGTTATACTTCTTTACATAGGACCGTTAATCGACCTGGAGCGTTTGAATGAAGTCATTATCGAACCGATGATTCGCGATTCTCATGACACGATTTATGAATATGTTGCCACCTCTAAAATATCGGAAATTATCAGTTTGGAGGATGCCGAAAGGGAGTTACTACAAGGTTCGGTACTTCTGTTCGACCCTATGCAAAATCAATGGTGGTCCGTTCTTCTCAAAAATCCATTGAGTCGTGCTATCGAATCATCTGATCAGGAAACCATTTTATACGGAGCGAAAGACAGCTTTAGTGAACAAATAGAACAGAATATCACATTGATTCGCAGACGTCTTCCTTTGAAGGAACTAAAAACGGAGACGTTTATAGTCGGTTCTCTAAGTAAAGCAAAGGTTGTACTTATGTACATCGAAGGATTAACCAATCCCGAATTAATTTCCATTGCAAGAGAGAAAATCCCGAAAATTGATTTTGATCTATTTCTTGATTCATCCCAAGTTGCTGCTTTCATGGAAGAAGATCATCATAGTATATTTCCACAGTATCAACAAACCGACCGTCCAGATCTCTGTGCTTTTTCATTAGGTGTGGGTAAACTTATTTTTTTCGTCGACAATACGCCGTTTGCCTTAATTGCTCCCATCACATTCTTTCACCTGTTTCAGTCTCCAGAAGACTACATCAATCGATGGCGAGTGGCGAGTTTTTTGCGATTACTTCGATATTTAAGTTTTTTTCTTGCCATCACATTAGTACCTCTCTATGTAGCGTTAACGACACACCATTATCAGATGATTCCAATGCAAATTCTTTTTGTTTTATTGGAATCCAGAAGCAAATTACCGTTTAGTCCATTTTGGGAAGCAGCTATCATGTTAATCGTTCTGGAAGTTATAAAGGAAGCAAGTTTACGAATGCCGACAAAATCAAGCCAAACATTAGGAATGATTGGTGGCATTGTCATTGGAGAAGCTTCGGTACAGGCCGGCTTTGCTAGCAAAGTGTTAATTGTTCTGGTGAGTATTTCCGCCATCGCTTCTTTTTTGACTCCCAATTATATGATGACCAAAGCTAACACGTTAATTCAATTTGTTTTACTAGTTTTGTCGTCTTTTTTAGGGATTTTCGGAATGACGCTTGGGATCATTGGAATTCTGGCTCATCTGAATGCAATTACTTCATTGAAACAACCTTATTTAGCACCACTAACCCCATTTTACGGGAAGGATTGGTTGGATCTTTTCATTCGGGGTCCCTTAATTTGGATGAAAGAGCGACCTGAATCCTTACATCCTCTAAAGAAATGGCGAGTCAGTCGTAGGAGATGATAGCGTGAAAGCATTTTCGTTATATGAAAAAACGTCTACCACCCTAGGCGGCATTTATATTATGTTGCTGGTGAATCGAATGCAAATATTTTACTTTACCTTAATTTTGCCCATGTATTTGGTTCATTCCTACATGATTTGGGGAATTGTTGCGATAGGATTGTTATCGCAGATTAATCTCACGATATTATCCAGAGTGTTCGCTTCAGGGTATCCTGCAAAAGGTTACCAAGGATTGATGCAGCTTTTTGGTGAACCAATGATTCGTTTTTTTGCTTTTATCGGTTTATTTCTGATTGTAATCAAAATAACCGTCATAACACTAGGTTACGCGGATATTATTCACCAATTTTTATTCCCAACTATGCATACAAATTGGCTGTTATTTTTTATATTACTGATTAGTGTTTATGTAGCCAGTCAAGGAATGGAGAACACGATACGCTTTATTGTGATTGCATTTTTTAGTACCATGTTGATTATTCCAATGTTTCTTTTCTTTTTCTTTCTGAAAATTGGATCACTTCATGATTTATATCCCTTGATACCGACGGATTGGTCGATGCATTCCTTGAAAGGGTTGTTATTGATTGGGTCATCTTTTTCAGGACCAGAATACTTGATATGTTTAGGTCCTTGGTTCAACCTCAAACAAAAGATGTCAAAATATTGGGCCGTTGGGAATGCCCTGACTATCCTAGAATATTTGTTATTCTTTGTTATATCGTTACTGTTTTTCGGTTCCAATTACTTAAGCAAAACCAGTTTTCCAGTTGTTAATATGGTTCGGTACCTGCAGTCTCCTATTTTTGAGCGAATTGATATCATTTTGATTTGTTTAGAATTGTTTAATTACATTTTTTTTATTGCCATCCTCTTGTTATGCTTTTATGGGGCTATCCGAATTATTGGTGGAAGGATACATGAACAGACCACCAGAATAGGGTTCATGTCAAGTTGTATTACCATTTTTGTATGTATGATTACTATATATACGTGGTTCTGGGAATCAGAACCAGAACAGAACATTTGGAGCAATATTCAAATATGGTTGGGGGCATTCACCTACTTCTTGGTTCCAGCATTCCTGTTGGTT is a genomic window containing:
- a CDS encoding spore germination protein; this encodes MFRKKSQSKIDHKKNESLITDQAAVTLDALKHMVANMDDAAIVERQTNKGQKVILLYIGPLIDLERLNEVIIEPMIRDSHDTIYEYVATSKISEIISLEDAERELLQGSVLLFDPMQNQWWSVLLKNPLSRAIESSDQETILYGAKDSFSEQIEQNITLIRRRLPLKELKTETFIVGSLSKAKVVLMYIEGLTNPELISIAREKIPKIDFDLFLDSSQVAAFMEEDHHSIFPQYQQTDRPDLCAFSLGVGKLIFFVDNTPFALIAPITFFHLFQSPEDYINRWRVASFLRLLRYLSFFLAITLVPLYVALTTHHYQMIPMQILFVLLESRSKLPFSPFWEAAIMLIVLEVIKEASLRMPTKSSQTLGMIGGIVIGEASVQAGFASKVLIVLVSISAIASFLTPNYMMTKANTLIQFVLLVLSSFLGIFGMTLGIIGILAHLNAITSLKQPYLAPLTPFYGKDWLDLFIRGPLIWMKERPESLHPLKKWRVSRRR
- the hxlA gene encoding 3-hexulose-6-phosphate synthase — protein: MELQLALDLVNIPQGIELVKQVEEHIDIVEIGTPIVINEGLHAVKAMKEAFPNLKVLADLKIMDAAGYEVMKASEAGADIITILGTAEDESIKGAVAEAKKQGKKILVDMIAVKDLAGRTKEVDTMGVDYICVHTGYDLQAVGKNSFEDLKTIKSVVKNAKTAVAGGIKLETLPEVIKAQPDLIIVGGGITGQADIKAAAAKMQQMIKQG
- a CDS encoding GerAB/ArcD/ProY family transporter, producing the protein MKAFSLYEKTSTTLGGIYIMLLVNRMQIFYFTLILPMYLVHSYMIWGIVAIGLLSQINLTILSRVFASGYPAKGYQGLMQLFGEPMIRFFAFIGLFLIVIKITVITLGYADIIHQFLFPTMHTNWLLFFILLISVYVASQGMENTIRFIVIAFFSTMLIIPMFLFFFFLKIGSLHDLYPLIPTDWSMHSLKGLLLIGSSFSGPEYLICLGPWFNLKQKMSKYWAVGNALTILEYLLFFVISLLFFGSNYLSKTSFPVVNMVRYLQSPIFERIDIILICLELFNYIFFIAILLLCFYGAIRIIGGRIHEQTTRIGFMSSCITIFVCMITIYTWFWESEPEQNIWSNIQIWLGAFTYFLVPAFLLVSIKLKERVGI
- the hxlB gene encoding 6-phospho-3-hexuloisomerase, encoding MQTTQYLAEIIKELSRSVDLISDDEAEKLVNGILESKKVFVAGAGRSGFMAKSFAMRMMHMGIDAYVIGETVTPNFEKDDILIIGSGSGETKSLVSMVKKAKSIGGKIAAVTIFPESTIGQFADITIKLPGSPKDQSESDYKTIQPMGSLFEQTLLLFYDAVILRFMEKKGLDTNKMYGRHANLE